Within Trichocoleus desertorum ATA4-8-CV12, the genomic segment GCAAGTAGTTGATCAAATAAGCGATCGCGCAGTCGGATTAAGCGAGGCGTTTCGGTAGCGAGTTCCACGATCGCCAGTTCTGCGGCTACACCAAATCCTGCGATCGCGGGCACAGCTTGAGTCCCAGAACGCAGCTTAAATTCCTGTCCCCCGCCCCCCATCAGTGGCACTAACTCCACCCCAGGGCGAACATATAAAGCGCCAGAACCTTGCGGCCCATACAACTTATGGCTAGACAGCGACAACAAATCCACTGGAAGCTGCTGTACATCTAACTGCAAGCGACCTGCGACCTGCACTGCATCGGTGTGAAACAACGCCCCATGATTGTGAGCAATTTCCCCTAGCAACTGAATCGGCTGCAAGGTACCGATCTCACTCTGGCCGTAAATGATGGAAACCAGAACCGTATTACTTTGCAAGGTATTACGCAAATCTTGAGGGTTCACCCGCCCCTGAGCATCCACAGGTAAACGAGTCACCTGCCACCCCCACTGCTCCAGTAAGCGCACAGGCTCCGCGATCGCCGAATGTTCCACGCTAGAAATAATTAGATGTTGAGGCGTGGGGTACTGCCGAGCGACTCCCAAAATCGCCAAGTTATCCGATTCAGTGCCCCCCGACGTAAACACGATCGCCTCAGGAGGAGCATTAACCAAACTAGCGACCTGAATGCGGGCTCGTTCTACCAAGGTCGCAGCTCGGCTGCCCCACTCATGCAAACTAGAAGGATTGCCCCACTGTGCCGTCAAAGCCTGCTGCATCACAGCGATCGCTTCGGTACGAGGGGGAGTTGTCGCACTGTAATCCAAGTAGATTTGCATGAGGTAATAGCGTTCTAAAACTCTAAGTAAAAGCGTTGCTTTCTTCCAGCATACCTTTCAATCTAGAGCCCACCTGTTGACGAACAATATCCTGCCTTTGGTCTGGCATTAAAAACGGTTTGCAGAAAAATTTGTATCGCTGATGACAGAAACGCTTCAAGGTGGCTGCACCTTGGGATAGACCTAGCTAAGCAGCTTTATTTACTTCTAGGCTGAGGAACTTCTATCCGGCGCTGCATAGGATGATCGCAAGTCTCAGGATGAAAACGGAGCTTATTTAATATGGCGCAAGAACAACAAAGCTTACCTCAAGAAGCCCAACAACTTCCCGAATCAGCCCAGAAGATCTTCCAAGCTGCGATGCAGAGTGCTCAATCGGATGGCATGTCGGAAGAGGGAGCGATGAATGTGGCTTGGACCACCGTCAAGCATGATTACATTCAAGGCGACGATGGTAAGTGGCAGCGCAAGCCCGAAGACGAGCACAGATATAAGTCAACGGTTGTCAGCGGCAACTAAAAAGTGTGGCTCTGGAGCGACGACGAGAACCACAACTAAATGCATTCCAGAATCCCAGATTACCTTTAACCCCTCACAGAACGTGCTAGGGGTTATTTTTAATTCTTGTCTGAGACTAAGCCGATTGATTGCGAGACATTGCCACTCAAGTTGCAAGTGGGGCCGAAAGAATGGAAAACAATGCGATTTTAGAAATCCGTGTACAGAACTTGCTACTGAAACTAGAAGACATGGAGCGAAGACAAGACTCTACGGTCAAAGCAATTTTTCAGCTTTACGAAGCAGTGCGCTGGCTGAATGCAGGCAATCACGAACGAGTAGCCAGTGAACTGGAAGACGCCATTATGACGTTACAGGAAGCCGCGAAAAAACCTCATTAGGCAAGTTTGAGCTTGGGCTGGATGGT encodes:
- a CDS encoding cysteine desulfurase gives rise to the protein MQIYLDYSATTPPRTEAIAVMQQALTAQWGNPSSLHEWGSRAATLVERARIQVASLVNAPPEAIVFTSGGTESDNLAILGVARQYPTPQHLIISSVEHSAIAEPVRLLEQWGWQVTRLPVDAQGRVNPQDLRNTLQSNTVLVSIIYGQSEIGTLQPIQLLGEIAHNHGALFHTDAVQVAGRLQLDVQQLPVDLLSLSSHKLYGPQGSGALYVRPGVELVPLMGGGGQEFKLRSGTQAVPAIAGFGVAAELAIVELATETPRLIRLRDRLFDQLLAIPGVTPTGDRWNRLPHHVSVCLQGTDGETLNGKTLVRQMNLAGIAISAGSACHSGKTTPSPILLAMGYSDRLAKGGIRFTLGRDTTAADIDWTATVFQQVLERLMPVQLVGSRA
- a CDS encoding ChaB family protein, producing the protein MAQEQQSLPQEAQQLPESAQKIFQAAMQSAQSDGMSEEGAMNVAWTTVKHDYIQGDDGKWQRKPEDEHRYKSTVVSGN